One genomic segment of Hymenobacter psoromatis includes these proteins:
- a CDS encoding LuxR C-terminal-related transcriptional regulator — protein sequence MPCRLLLVDDHPALTRGLAALFCQEPDLEVSGQFASGEALLAYLEAGPTPPASLLLLDLHLPSPHDGLRLLPLLRRQWPALRVLVFSSATSPVLVAQVATAGAHGFLDKSAEADALLAAIRAVHTGQLVFPARVRTRPPLPGLPPVPGQVDADVLLRLRQLSAREREIVGLVREGLSTRAIAARLSLAELTVSTHRRNLMQKLGVHGLAELVRFAHEHGL from the coding sequence ATGCCGTGCCGCCTGCTACTCGTTGATGACCACCCGGCCCTCACGCGCGGGCTGGCCGCGCTCTTCTGCCAGGAGCCGGATTTGGAAGTGAGCGGGCAGTTTGCCAGCGGCGAGGCGCTGCTGGCGTACCTGGAGGCCGGCCCTACCCCCCCCGCCAGCCTGCTATTGCTTGACCTGCACCTGCCCTCGCCTCACGACGGCCTGCGCCTGCTGCCGCTGCTACGCCGCCAGTGGCCGGCGCTGCGGGTGCTGGTGTTCAGCAGTGCCACTTCGCCGGTGCTGGTGGCGCAGGTGGCAACAGCAGGGGCGCACGGCTTCCTGGATAAGTCGGCCGAGGCCGATGCGCTGCTGGCCGCCATCCGGGCCGTGCACACGGGGCAACTCGTGTTTCCGGCGCGGGTGCGCACCCGCCCGCCCCTGCCCGGCCTACCCCCCGTGCCGGGGCAAGTCGATGCCGACGTGCTGCTGCGCCTGCGGCAGCTGTCGGCCCGCGAGCGCGAAATCGTGGGGCTGGTGCGCGAAGGGCTTTCGACCCGCGCCATCGCCGCCCGGCTCTCGCTGGCCGAGCTCACAGTCAGCACCCACCGCCGCAACCTGATGCAGAAGCTGGGTGTGCACGGCCTGGCCGAGCTAGTACGCTTTGCCCACGAGCATGGACTGTGA
- a CDS encoding 7TM diverse intracellular signaling domain-containing protein, with protein MRYALLIGWLWLLPLGAALARLPTSPAPANTLRLQARNDGPWLPYFAYCFDPGAQSLSGGRAAALWAAGRFRSMPPGRVFQAGFTRDRLWLRATVVNMLPQRTRFVWSLYSFVDSAALFVQPDGRGPARFVAGTSGRVVARARGFPARASCLPFWLEAHAQAVVYLAVENHTGATYLPTDLTTTEDFLAYEQAFFFTKNWTWLLGFYLGSALLSLLLFAFLRDRLYLWYGAYILFGTWFLLMEDGLDAWLLPQPVYSLGWQLGQYSLLLLALACQLRVLSRFVRLRQGWPRLHRLSWGLSGLAAAASLAYGLLVHPVSRAGAGALAALNGSREAVLWIMLVGGGLLLLAVVVRGRRPQRRLAASYGLAYACFFGGSLNFMLNRSGVVNIHLVNPNALAWGLALELLLLSALLPARFRQAQRQNADWRVRHLRERAAAGQRLIVAQEDEREALARELHDALAPGLTALHLAWQGRAVRQALTHGPPALTEAHVHSAALLRQLRHDVRALSHALLPTPPGAPLPLPEAVALLAETLSLTDDGPRISCHCDAAAAALPPPVQQAAYRMVAELLHNALRHAQARHVQVAVRRLPTTLLLRVADDGLGFDPQAPPPRRGGLGLRGVQARTGYLRGQVRVRSQPGQGTTVTVELPI; from the coding sequence ATGCGCTACGCTTTACTTATTGGCTGGCTGTGGCTGCTGCCATTGGGGGCCGCGCTGGCCCGCCTCCCTACCTCCCCCGCGCCCGCCAACACCCTCCGGCTGCAAGCCCGCAATGACGGCCCCTGGCTGCCTTACTTCGCCTACTGCTTCGACCCCGGCGCGCAGTCCCTGAGCGGCGGCCGGGCGGCGGCCCTGTGGGCGGCGGGCCGCTTCCGGTCGATGCCGCCGGGCCGGGTGTTTCAGGCGGGCTTCACCCGCGACCGGCTGTGGCTGCGCGCCACGGTAGTGAACATGCTGCCCCAGCGCACGCGCTTCGTATGGAGCCTCTACTCGTTCGTGGATAGCGCGGCGCTGTTTGTGCAGCCCGATGGGCGGGGGCCGGCACGCTTCGTGGCCGGCACTAGCGGCCGGGTAGTGGCCAGGGCGCGGGGCTTTCCGGCGCGGGCCAGTTGCCTGCCCTTCTGGCTGGAAGCCCACGCCCAGGCCGTGGTGTACCTGGCCGTGGAAAACCACACCGGGGCCACCTACCTGCCCACCGACCTAACGACCACCGAAGATTTCCTGGCCTACGAGCAGGCTTTTTTCTTCACCAAAAACTGGACCTGGCTGCTGGGTTTCTACCTGGGCAGCGCCCTGCTCAGTCTACTGCTGTTTGCCTTCTTGCGCGACCGCCTCTACCTCTGGTACGGGGCTTACATCCTGTTCGGCACCTGGTTTTTGCTGATGGAAGACGGCCTCGATGCCTGGCTGCTGCCGCAGCCAGTGTATAGCCTGGGCTGGCAGCTGGGGCAGTATAGCCTGCTGCTGCTGGCCCTGGCCTGCCAGCTGCGGGTGCTGAGCCGGTTCGTGCGCCTGCGCCAGGGCTGGCCCCGCCTGCATCGCCTCAGCTGGGGGCTGAGCGGGCTGGCGGCCGCCGCCTCCCTGGCCTACGGGCTGCTGGTGCACCCGGTTAGCCGGGCGGGCGCGGGCGCGCTGGCCGCTCTCAACGGCAGCCGCGAGGCCGTGTTGTGGATAATGCTGGTGGGCGGCGGCCTGCTGCTGCTGGCCGTGGTCGTGCGGGGCCGCCGGCCGCAGCGCCGGCTGGCGGCCTCCTACGGCTTGGCCTACGCCTGCTTTTTTGGGGGTAGCCTTAATTTTATGCTCAATCGTTCGGGAGTGGTCAATATTCACCTGGTCAACCCCAACGCCCTGGCCTGGGGCCTGGCCCTGGAGCTGCTGTTGCTGAGCGCGCTGCTTCCGGCGCGCTTCCGGCAGGCCCAGCGCCAGAACGCCGACTGGCGCGTGCGCCACCTGCGCGAGCGCGCCGCCGCCGGCCAGCGCCTCATCGTGGCCCAGGAAGACGAGCGCGAGGCCCTGGCCCGCGAGCTGCACGATGCGCTGGCCCCCGGCCTCACGGCCCTGCACCTAGCCTGGCAGGGCCGGGCCGTGCGCCAGGCCCTCACCCACGGCCCGCCTGCCCTCACCGAGGCCCACGTGCACAGCGCGGCCCTGCTGCGCCAGTTGCGCCACGACGTGCGCGCCCTCAGCCACGCGCTGCTGCCCACGCCGCCCGGCGCGCCCCTACCCCTGCCCGAAGCCGTGGCCCTGCTCGCCGAAACCCTGAGCCTGACCGACGACGGCCCGCGCATCAGCTGCCACTGCGATGCCGCCGCCGCCGCCCTACCCCCACCCGTGCAGCAAGCCGCCTACCGCATGGTGGCCGAGCTGCTGCACAATGCCCTGCGCCACGCCCAGGCCCGCCACGTGCAGGTAGCGGTGCGCCGCCTGCCCACTACCCTGCTGTTGCGCGTGGCCGATGATGGCCTGGGCTTCGACCCGCAGGCCCCGCCGCCGCGCCGGGGTGGTCTGGGGCTGCGCGGCGTGCAGGCCCGCACGGGCTACCTGCGCGGCCAGGTGCGGGTGCGCAGCCAGCCCGGCCAGGGTACCACCGTGACGGTAGAGCTGCCCATCTGA
- a CDS encoding prolyl oligopeptidase family serine peptidase produces MKNLAILLAALLAGGPAAAQTMAAIKPLPYPETRKVDTTTTYFGTKVPDPYRWLENDQAADTKEWVQAENQVTQDYLGKIPFREAIRTRLTKLWNYEKYSSPTKEGKYTYFSKNTGLQSQYVLYRQLGSGAPEVFLDPNTFSKDGTTSLAGINFTLDGSLAAYQISEGGSDWRKVIVLKTSDKTIVGDTLKDVKFSGLAWKGNAGFYYSSYDKPKAGSQLAGKTQIHKLFYHKLGTPQNTDKLIFGGEKDPNRYVGASVTEDERFLVISAANTTTGNKLYLQDLSKPGSAIVNVVPDEKSINQVIDNVGSKLYVYTNHQAPNFRLVTADAAAPQEANWKNLIPETKNVLDVSTVGGKIFATYLQDATSLVEEYDLAGKKLRTIQLPGVGSAGGFNGKLLDKETYYTFTSYVYPPTIFKYDLVTGQSTVYKKSGVQFDPSKYESKQVFYTSKDGTRIPMLLTYKKGLALNGKNPTLLYAYGGFGVNITPAFSTSNIILLENGGIYAVPNLRGGGEYGESWHNAGTKLKKQNVFDDYIAAAEYLVKSNYTSKDYLAISGASNGGLLIGATMSQRPELFQVAFPAVGVMDMLRYNQFTAGAGWAYDYGTAQDSPEMFQYLYKYSPYHALKPATYPATLITTADHDDRVVPAHSFKFASRLQADQQGPAPVLIRIETKAGHGAGRSTAQVIGEQVDKWAFMFENMGLKYPLAQ; encoded by the coding sequence ATGAAAAACCTTGCCATACTGCTGGCCGCGCTGCTGGCGGGCGGCCCGGCCGCCGCCCAAACGATGGCGGCCATCAAGCCCCTACCCTACCCCGAGACGCGGAAGGTGGATACCACCACCACCTACTTCGGCACCAAAGTGCCCGACCCTTACCGCTGGCTCGAAAACGACCAGGCTGCCGATACCAAGGAGTGGGTGCAGGCCGAAAACCAGGTGACGCAGGATTATTTGGGCAAGATTCCGTTCCGCGAGGCCATTCGCACGCGCCTCACCAAGCTCTGGAATTATGAAAAATACTCCTCGCCTACCAAGGAGGGCAAGTACACGTATTTCTCCAAAAATACCGGCCTGCAAAGCCAGTACGTGCTGTATCGGCAGCTGGGCAGCGGCGCGCCGGAGGTGTTTCTCGACCCCAATACCTTTTCCAAGGACGGCACGACGTCGCTGGCGGGCATCAACTTCACCCTCGATGGCAGCCTGGCGGCCTACCAGATTTCGGAGGGCGGCTCTGACTGGCGCAAGGTGATTGTGTTGAAAACCAGCGACAAAACCATCGTGGGCGATACGCTGAAGGACGTCAAGTTTTCGGGCCTGGCCTGGAAGGGCAACGCGGGCTTCTACTATAGCAGCTACGATAAGCCCAAGGCCGGCAGCCAGCTGGCCGGCAAAACGCAGATTCACAAGCTATTCTACCATAAATTAGGCACGCCCCAAAATACCGATAAGCTCATCTTCGGCGGCGAAAAAGACCCCAACCGCTACGTGGGGGCCAGCGTGACGGAGGACGAGCGCTTTTTGGTCATCTCGGCCGCCAATACCACCACCGGTAATAAATTGTATTTGCAGGACCTGAGCAAGCCCGGCAGCGCCATCGTGAACGTAGTGCCCGACGAAAAGAGCATCAACCAAGTGATAGACAATGTAGGCAGCAAGCTCTATGTCTACACGAACCACCAGGCTCCCAATTTCCGGCTCGTGACCGCCGACGCGGCCGCGCCCCAGGAAGCTAATTGGAAAAACCTGATTCCCGAAACCAAGAACGTGCTGGACGTGAGCACGGTAGGCGGCAAAATCTTCGCCACTTACCTCCAAGATGCGACCTCGCTGGTGGAAGAATACGACCTGGCCGGCAAGAAGCTGCGCACCATCCAATTGCCGGGGGTAGGCTCGGCGGGCGGCTTCAACGGCAAGCTGCTGGATAAGGAAACGTACTATACCTTCACCTCTTACGTCTACCCGCCCACCATTTTTAAATATGACCTGGTGACCGGCCAATCCACGGTTTACAAGAAATCCGGCGTGCAGTTCGACCCGAGCAAATACGAGTCGAAGCAGGTATTTTACACTTCCAAGGACGGCACGCGCATCCCGATGCTGCTGACGTATAAAAAGGGCTTGGCGCTGAACGGCAAAAACCCTACCCTGCTCTACGCCTACGGCGGCTTCGGGGTGAATATTACGCCCGCCTTTAGCACCTCCAATATCATTTTGCTCGAAAACGGCGGCATCTACGCCGTGCCCAACCTGCGCGGCGGCGGCGAGTACGGCGAAAGCTGGCACAACGCGGGCACCAAGCTCAAGAAGCAGAACGTGTTCGACGACTACATCGCGGCAGCCGAGTACTTGGTTAAGAGCAATTATACCTCGAAGGACTACCTGGCCATTTCGGGGGCCTCCAACGGCGGCCTCCTCATCGGGGCCACCATGAGCCAGCGGCCGGAGCTGTTTCAGGTGGCTTTCCCGGCGGTGGGCGTGATGGATATGCTGCGCTACAACCAGTTCACGGCCGGCGCGGGCTGGGCCTACGACTACGGCACGGCCCAGGACTCACCCGAAATGTTCCAGTATTTGTATAAATATTCGCCCTACCACGCCCTGAAGCCAGCCACCTACCCCGCTACCCTCATCACGACTGCCGACCACGACGACCGCGTGGTGCCCGCGCACTCGTTCAAGTTCGCCTCGCGCCTCCAGGCCGACCAGCAGGGCCCGGCCCCGGTGCTCATCCGCATCGAAACCAAAGCCGGCCACGGCGCGGGCCGCTCCACGGCCCAAGTCATTGGTGAGCAAGTTGATAAGTGGGCGTTCATGTTTGAGAACATGGGGCTGAAGTACCCGCTGGCACAATAA
- a CDS encoding DUF5723 family protein, producing MEQEGRSGPQQASATAEVRLPSFMLTLGPRAAIAFSSRVRGFAQASGVSYSLAQLARYGLGQADQLGLANQLLTDNSFHLEASAYHEFALTYARTFTPNTTHFFKGGLTLKYLVGLGGGYVRNEGVQFKVLDKNSIELQSRQLSYGLTDYRLYGQNGFTAGSLYGNQQLGRGYGADLGLTYEWRPDYEQHNYQMDGQDRPDDSQNKYRLRLGLALTDLGALAYNNDQHVRQGQLANTATVRLSQLDTLRFKTLQSVENTAQRLVGLSSTSREFTTYLPAALRFTADYQVAGHFYAGLLWTQSLLPARSLGSHTASLLALTPRLEFSRAELALPVVWANGYRQLQVGAMLRMGPLVLGSDNLGGLLGLSTATGADVYFGLALALRRHRRPDKDGDGVSNRYDKCLKEKGSWATRGCPAPAPPSTPTEVAPPTPPPWPAPAPSKNPPSPPPTEAPLTPAPAPN from the coding sequence GTGGAGCAGGAGGGCCGTAGCGGGCCGCAGCAGGCCAGCGCCACCGCCGAGGTGCGCCTACCCTCCTTCATGCTGACGCTGGGGCCGCGCGCGGCCATCGCCTTCAGCAGCCGGGTGCGGGGCTTCGCGCAGGCCAGCGGCGTGAGCTACAGCCTGGCTCAGCTGGCGCGCTATGGCCTGGGCCAGGCCGACCAGCTGGGCCTGGCCAACCAGCTGCTCACCGACAACAGCTTCCACCTGGAGGCCAGCGCCTACCACGAGTTTGCCCTCACCTACGCCCGCACCTTCACCCCCAATACCACCCATTTTTTCAAGGGCGGCCTCACCCTGAAATACCTGGTAGGGCTGGGCGGCGGCTATGTGCGCAACGAGGGCGTGCAGTTTAAGGTGCTGGATAAGAACAGTATTGAGCTGCAAAGCCGCCAGCTCAGCTACGGCCTCACCGACTACCGGCTGTATGGGCAAAATGGCTTTACGGCGGGCTCGCTCTACGGCAACCAGCAGCTGGGCCGCGGCTACGGGGCCGACCTGGGCTTGACCTATGAGTGGCGGCCCGACTACGAGCAGCACAATTACCAGATGGATGGGCAGGACCGCCCCGACGACAGCCAGAACAAGTACCGTCTGCGCCTGGGCCTGGCCCTCACCGACCTCGGGGCCCTGGCCTACAATAACGACCAGCACGTGCGCCAGGGCCAACTGGCCAATACTGCCACGGTGCGCCTAAGCCAGCTCGATACGCTGAGATTCAAAACTTTGCAGTCAGTCGAAAACACGGCGCAGCGCCTGGTGGGCCTCAGCAGCACGAGCCGCGAATTCACAACCTACCTGCCGGCGGCCCTGCGCTTCACGGCCGACTACCAGGTGGCCGGCCACTTCTACGCCGGCCTGCTCTGGACCCAAAGCCTGCTGCCAGCGCGTAGCCTCGGCAGCCACACGGCCAGCCTGCTGGCCCTCACGCCGCGCCTCGAATTCAGTCGGGCCGAGCTGGCCCTGCCGGTGGTATGGGCCAATGGCTACCGGCAGCTGCAAGTGGGCGCGATGCTGCGGATGGGGCCGCTGGTGCTGGGCTCCGATAACCTGGGCGGCCTGCTGGGCCTGAGCACGGCCACCGGGGCCGATGTGTATTTTGGGCTGGCCCTGGCCCTGCGCCGCCACCGCCGCCCCGATAAGGATGGCGACGGCGTGAGTAACCGCTACGACAAGTGCCTCAAGGAAAAAGGCAGCTGGGCCACCCGCGGCTGCCCCGCACCCGCGCCGCCGAGTACACCGACTGAGGTGGCACCGCCTACCCCCCCGCCGTGGCCTGCACCCGCACCCAGCAAAAATCCGCCCTCGCCTCCGCCCACCGAAGCCCCACTTACGCCCGCGCCCGCGCCCAACTAG
- a CDS encoding amine oxidase: protein MGKLVTDNPFASFWWGGYECTDQLNAFGNRVDFLPLTGHLQLLDEDYQDLKPFNIKTVREGIRWAMIEKTPYQYDFSTVRTMLQAGQRHGIQQVWDLCHFGYPDDLTPLHPMFARRFAALCRAFVDFYRAERPEGTLIVTPINEVSFMSWLGGDARGTSPYCVGQGWEVKYGLMRAYIEGSWALREADPSIRFLSTEPLINIVAPPNPWVSHQREARRMHRDQFQAIDILSGRMCPELGGHESLLDIIGFNYYYDNQWQLRPHRHLGWNDPVMDPRWVPLSELLRQAHKRYQRPFVITETSHPGEDRPLWWNMIGRECAQALSKGLPLLGVCLYPIIDRPDWDHLDQWHRSGLWDAGLVPDGPPRRHLHQESAAALLRAQELVRQAIPKAPNPRPRRVLAG, encoded by the coding sequence ATGGGAAAACTAGTGACCGACAACCCGTTCGCCTCCTTCTGGTGGGGCGGCTACGAATGCACTGACCAGCTCAACGCCTTCGGCAACCGGGTGGATTTTTTACCCCTCACCGGCCACTTGCAGCTGCTGGATGAAGACTACCAGGACCTGAAGCCGTTCAACATCAAGACTGTGCGCGAAGGCATTCGCTGGGCGATGATTGAGAAAACGCCCTACCAGTATGATTTCAGCACGGTGCGCACGATGCTGCAAGCCGGGCAGCGCCACGGCATTCAGCAGGTGTGGGACTTGTGCCACTTCGGCTACCCCGACGACCTGACGCCGCTGCACCCCATGTTTGCGCGGCGCTTTGCGGCGCTGTGCCGGGCCTTCGTGGATTTTTACCGCGCCGAGCGGCCCGAGGGCACGCTCATTGTCACACCCATCAATGAGGTCAGCTTTATGTCGTGGCTGGGGGGCGACGCGCGCGGCACCTCGCCCTACTGCGTGGGTCAGGGCTGGGAAGTGAAATACGGCCTGATGCGCGCCTACATTGAGGGTAGTTGGGCCCTGCGCGAGGCCGACCCAAGTATCCGCTTTCTCAGTACTGAGCCGCTCATCAATATCGTGGCCCCGCCCAACCCCTGGGTCAGCCATCAGCGCGAAGCCCGCCGGATGCACCGTGACCAGTTCCAGGCTATTGACATCCTCTCGGGCCGCATGTGCCCCGAGCTGGGCGGCCACGAAAGCCTGCTCGACATCATCGGCTTTAATTACTACTACGACAACCAGTGGCAGCTGCGCCCGCACCGCCACCTGGGCTGGAACGACCCCGTGATGGACCCCCGCTGGGTGCCCCTTAGCGAGCTGTTGCGCCAGGCGCACAAGCGCTACCAGCGCCCCTTCGTGATTACCGAAACCAGCCACCCCGGCGAAGACCGGCCCCTGTGGTGGAACATGATTGGCCGCGAGTGCGCCCAGGCGCTAAGCAAGGGCCTACCCCTGCTCGGGGTGTGCCTCTACCCCATCATCGACCGCCCCGACTGGGACCACCTCGACCAGTGGCACCGCTCCGGTCTCTGGGATGCCGGATTAGTGCCCGATGGCCCGCCCCGCCGCCACCTGCACCAGGAGAGTGCCGCGGCCCTATTGCGAGCCCAAGAACTGGTGCGGCAGGCTATACCTAAAGCTCCTAACCCCCGGCCCCGGCGCGTGCTGGCCGGGTAG
- a CDS encoding methylated-DNA--[protein]-cysteine S-methyltransferase, protein MQAIAHLYSPIGMLALRGSDAGLHAVGFVDREAPAPTPPAAVAACLQAPYQQLKAYFGRELREFDLPCAPLGGTDFQRRVWAALAGIGHGRTASYLDVAQLLNNPKSVRAVGAANGQNPLAIVWPCHRVVGADGALTGYAGGLLRKRWLLDFERPERQGALFG, encoded by the coding sequence ATGCAAGCCATCGCCCATTTATACTCGCCCATTGGGATGCTGGCTTTGCGCGGCTCCGACGCGGGCCTGCACGCCGTAGGCTTCGTAGACCGCGAGGCACCGGCCCCTACCCCCCCGGCGGCCGTAGCTGCCTGCCTGCAAGCGCCTTATCAGCAATTAAAAGCCTATTTCGGCCGCGAGCTGCGCGAATTCGATTTGCCGTGCGCGCCGCTTGGCGGCACCGACTTTCAGCGGCGAGTGTGGGCGGCGCTGGCGGGCATTGGGCACGGCCGCACGGCCTCGTACCTGGACGTGGCCCAGCTCTTGAATAACCCGAAATCGGTGCGGGCCGTGGGCGCGGCCAATGGGCAGAACCCGCTGGCCATTGTGTGGCCCTGCCACCGCGTGGTGGGGGCCGATGGCGCGCTTACCGGCTACGCCGGCGGCCTGCTGCGCAAGCGCTGGCTGCTGGACTTTGAGCGGCCCGAGCGCCAGGGCGCGCTTTTTGGCTGA